One window of the Campylobacter concisus genome contains the following:
- a CDS encoding oxidoreductase — translation MNNPYINEENVASETAANNAAATQPSAIDNAINNAAQNLPFVPENFNAAGFVKGLVLGGIAAYVLTNPKAQECVFKAIIKGGELINAGIEELKERFEDVKAELDSQK, via the coding sequence ATGAATAACCCTTACATCAACGAAGAAAACGTGGCAAGTGAAACTGCGGCTAACAATGCAGCAGCTACTCAGCCAAGCGCAATCGATAATGCAATAAACAATGCAGCTCAAAATTTACCATTTGTACCTGAAAATTTTAATGCTGCTGGCTTTGTAAAAGGTCTAGTTTTAGGTGGTATCGCAGCTTATGTACTGACTAATCCAAAAGCACAAGAGTGCGTATTTAAAGCGATTATCAAAGGTGGCGAGCTTATAAATGCTGGCATAGAAGAACTAAAAGAGCGTTTTGAAGATGTCAAAGCAGAACTTGACTCACAAAAATAA
- a CDS encoding heavy metal translocating P-type ATPase: protein MTHKNKITLAHKSKNRARFICESLNARSDVSAIEAAISERTDALSVRVNKYAKSIVVEFDKSYEKILDFIKSYDFPTKAKDPNLPSKANIYKAAAALGITPFMSNKTLKSAVTLYATAPNLIEGAKELRHEGVTSKVLEATAIGTSLAMGDHLAANSTNLMINIGEYMEESASHRSDDLIKELAKPNIEEVWVERNLNGEKTLEKVKTENLKKGDIVVVGAGETIGVDGYIVEGNADVNQVSMTGEAEPIPKARGDRVISGTVVDEGRIKIWAENVGSDTATARIKEYIQTSLNEKSAIGVKALKLADKLVPVTLSLAGLSYIINKNMNSVASVLQADYSCALKLATPVAFKSSISKAGRNGILVKGAKAIEALSSVDTFVFDKTGTLTHGRLSVVEIYSFKEGFSQNDILNLTASAEEHYFHPVAEAIVEAANKRGFHHIHHDEVEFIVAHGVKTAMHGKEVVIGSRHFLEDDEMISFKAHEALISKALNSGLTLLYVGYDKELVGVIAMKDDMRENAKDMVAKLRSLGVKEVVMLSGDIKSKAEEAARELGLDRVYAECLPTDKAAIIEELKSEGKKVAFVGDGINDAPSLTKANVGISMHKGADIAKATADISLLKDDIMSVALVKELANKTMDLISSNFRSTVGVNTAILSAATLGMLNPIATAMLHNGTTIWLLLNSMKGVKFKSK from the coding sequence TTGACTCACAAAAATAAGATCACTCTAGCTCACAAGAGTAAAAATAGAGCGAGGTTTATTTGCGAGAGCCTAAACGCTAGAAGCGACGTCAGTGCTATCGAGGCTGCGATCTCGGAACGAACTGATGCACTAAGTGTTCGTGTAAATAAATACGCAAAAAGTATTGTTGTCGAGTTTGATAAAAGCTATGAGAAAATTTTAGATTTTATAAAAAGCTATGATTTTCCAACAAAGGCAAAAGATCCAAATTTGCCAAGCAAGGCAAATATCTATAAGGCTGCTGCTGCACTTGGCATAACGCCATTTATGAGTAATAAAACTCTAAAATCAGCCGTGACTCTTTATGCCACAGCGCCAAATTTAATAGAGGGTGCAAAAGAGCTAAGGCATGAGGGCGTCACTTCAAAAGTACTTGAGGCAACTGCCATTGGTACTAGCTTAGCAATGGGCGATCATTTAGCAGCAAATAGCACAAATTTGATGATAAATATCGGCGAATATATGGAAGAAAGTGCTAGCCACAGAAGTGATGATCTCATCAAAGAGCTAGCAAAACCAAATATCGAAGAAGTCTGGGTCGAGAGAAATTTAAATGGTGAAAAGACGCTTGAAAAAGTAAAAACCGAAAATTTAAAAAAGGGCGACATCGTAGTAGTCGGAGCTGGTGAGACGATAGGCGTTGATGGTTATATCGTTGAAGGTAACGCCGATGTAAATCAAGTCTCAATGACTGGAGAGGCTGAACCTATACCAAAAGCTAGAGGCGACCGTGTTATAAGCGGCACCGTAGTTGATGAAGGTAGGATAAAAATTTGGGCTGAAAATGTAGGTAGCGACACAGCGACAGCTAGGATCAAAGAGTACATACAAACTTCACTCAATGAAAAATCAGCCATTGGTGTAAAAGCGTTAAAACTAGCCGATAAACTTGTGCCTGTTACGCTCTCGCTTGCTGGACTTTCATACATTATAAATAAAAATATGAATAGTGTTGCTAGCGTACTTCAAGCGGACTACTCTTGCGCATTAAAGCTTGCTACACCAGTTGCTTTTAAATCAAGCATCTCAAAAGCTGGTAGAAACGGCATTCTTGTAAAAGGCGCAAAGGCGATCGAGGCTTTAAGCTCAGTTGATACTTTTGTATTTGACAAGACCGGCACTCTTACACATGGACGCCTAAGTGTAGTTGAAATTTACTCATTTAAAGAAGGCTTTTCTCAAAATGATATATTAAATTTAACTGCAAGTGCCGAGGAGCACTACTTTCATCCAGTAGCTGAAGCAATAGTTGAAGCTGCAAATAAGCGTGGTTTTCACCATATTCATCACGATGAAGTTGAATTTATCGTAGCTCATGGTGTAAAAACTGCGATGCACGGCAAAGAGGTGGTTATAGGCAGTAGACACTTCTTAGAAGATGACGAGATGATAAGCTTTAAAGCTCATGAAGCTTTAATAAGCAAAGCATTAAATAGCGGTTTAACCTTACTCTACGTAGGATATGACAAAGAGCTAGTCGGAGTCATCGCTATGAAAGATGATATGAGAGAAAACGCAAAAGACATGGTGGCAAAACTACGCAGTCTTGGCGTAAAAGAGGTCGTCATGCTAAGTGGTGACATCAAAAGCAAGGCTGAAGAGGCGGCAAGAGAGCTTGGGCTTGATAGGGTCTATGCAGAGTGCTTACCAACAGATAAAGCAGCTATCATCGAAGAGCTAAAGAGCGAGGGCAAAAAAGTAGCCTTTGTGGGAGATGGCATAAATGATGCTCCAAGCCTAACTAAGGCAAATGTGGGCATAAGTATGCACAAGGGTGCTGATATAGCTAAAGCGACGGCTGATATAAGTCTTTTAAAAGACGATATCATGAGCGTAGCTCTTGTAAAAGAGCTTGCAAATAAAACAATGGATTTAATTAGCTCAAATTTCCGCTCAACAGTTGGCGTAAACACAGCTATACTAAGCGCTGCGACACTTGGTATGTTAAATCCAATAGCAACTGCCATGCTTCATAATGGTACAACGATTTGGCTTTTATTAAATTCAATGAAGGGCGTAAAATTCAAATCAAAATAA